One Phalacrocorax aristotelis chromosome 12, bGulAri2.1, whole genome shotgun sequence DNA window includes the following coding sequences:
- the MMS19 gene encoding MMS19 nucleotide excision repair protein homolog — protein MAAAGAGAGAGLVALAAAVQDFIAGQQDSRAVEVAAGVKDGSWTVLQLVEALGSCLESTDPRTRGRGIQLLSQVLLQCYSLLQEKEVLHLVVFYENRLQDHHLVIPSVLQGLRALSMCEVLSPGLAVSVLKAIFQEVHVQSLLQLDRHTVYSIITNFMGTREEELKGLGADFTFGFIQVMDGEKDPRNLLVAFQIVHDLITKNYALGPFVEELFEVTSCYFPIDFTPPPNDPHGIQREDLILSLRAVLASTPQFAEFLLPLLIEKMDSDLQSAKLDSLQTLTACCAVYGQKELQEFLPSLWSSLRREVFQTASEKVEAECLAALHALSACLSRSVLSSDTEDLLASFLSSILQDCRHHLCEPDMKLVWPSAKLLQAAAGASLRAYHCVTRSVLPLLLEQYTKHPQSSQRRTILEMLLGFLELQQKWGDMEEEDESSLLLLRAPVCSVVFSALTDASVQLQLVGIRALTVLGSLQGFLSPSDLELVVDHLIRLALCEEDSQSSEAAMEAAGSLAPIYPKVFSGCMVPRLEAELQSAWEEESSRDHCSLRQRCLQALAAVSIHSSIVQETVPVLLQYLRKVQKGNEAGNTQDVISVCQSLHRVALQCQQDTEGCWYYHQTVVPCLLAMAVQAAMQESTHPLLGKALLEEEVLAAMVPVISAATTHLSPELAAQSVSRIVPLFLDGEVSFLPQNSFPCSFKPFEDGECLEAQRRLVILLMAFVCSLPCSVAIPQQERLLRELLALSCSCNCPFTATTAAKCFAGLVNKHPAGQQLDEILQLAVNRMEPSLAEGPRRMQALTLLLWVTKALVLRYHPLSSRLTDKLLGLLGDAELGPTAADGFSLLMAECPDVLHKGCHADVRIMFRQRFFTDNVPKLVQGFHGAGPDVKANYLKGLSHVLNHLPKPVLVTELPTLLSLLLEALSCSDRVVQLSTLSCLQPLLLEAPQIMSLHVDTLVTKFLGLTSSPTMAVRIAALRCAHALTSLPTTVLLPYKARVIRALAKPLDDKKRLVRKEAVAARGEWFLLGSPGR, from the exons TGCTGCATCTGGTTGTGTTCTATGAGAATCGGCTGCAAGATCATCACCTCGTGATTCCCTCGGTGCTCCAGGGACTCCGAGCACTG AGCATGTGTGAGGTGCTTTCCCCGGGGCTAGCGGTGTCTGTGCTCAAAGCTATCTTCCAGGAGGTACACGTGCAG tccctgctgcagctggaccGCCACACAGTCTACAGCATCATCACCAACTTCATGGGCACCAGGGAGGAAG agctgaaggGCCTGGGTGCCGACTTCACCTTCGGCTTCATCCAGGTGATGGACGGGGAGAAGGATCCCCGCAACCTGCTGGTGGCCTTCCAGATCGTGCATGATCTCATTACCAAGAACTATGCCCTGG gTCCCTTTGTGGAGGAGCTGTTTGAAGTGACGTCCTGCTACTTCCCCATTGATTTTACTCCA CCCCCCAATGACCCTCATGGCATCCAGAGGGAAGACCTGATCCTGAGCCTCCGGGCTGTACTGGCCTCCACGCCCCAATTTGCTGAG ttcctgctgcctctgctcatTGAGAAGATGGACTCAGACCTGCAAAGTGCCAAGCTTGACTCCCTGCAGACTCTG ACTGCCTGCTGTGCTGTCTACGGGCAGAAGGAGCTGCAGGAGTTCCTCCCCAGCCTCTGGTCATCCCTGCGCAGGGAG GTGTTCCAGACAGCAAGTGAGAAGGTCGAGGCAGAGTGCCTGGCTGCGCTGCACgccctctctgcctgcctttcccgCTCCGTGCTCAGCTCTGACACTGAGGACCTGCTGGCTTCCTTCCTCAGCAGCATCCTGCAAG ATTGCAGGCACCATCTGTGCGAGCCAGACATGAAGCTAGTATGGCCAAGTGCCAAactcctgcaggcagcagcgggTGCCTCCCTCCGCGCCTACCACTGCGTCACCCGCAGCGtcctgcccctgctgctggagcagtaCACCAAGCACCCGCAG agcagccagaggaGGACAATCTTGGAAATGCTGCTGGGCTTCCTGGAGTTGCAGCAGAAGTGGGGAGACATGGAAGAAGAAG ATGAGAGCAGTCTGCTGTTGCTCCGAGCCCCGGTTTGCTCTGTGGTGTTCTCGGCACTGACGGATGCCAgtgtgcagctgcagctggttgGGATCAGGGCACTGACTGTCCTGGGCTCCCTGCAAG GCTTCCTGTCTCCTTCTGACCTGGAGCTGGTTGTGGATCACCTCATCCGTCTTGCTCTGTGTGAGGAGGATTCCCAGAGCAG CGAAGCAGCAATGGAGGCAGCCGGATCTCTGGCCCCCATCTACCCAAAGGTTTTCTCTGGATGCATGGTACCCAGGCTTGAGGCAGAGCTGCAGTCAG CgtgggaggaggagagctcCCGCGACCACTGTTCCCTgcggcagcgctgcctgcaGGCCCTGGCAGCCGTGTCCATCCACAGCAGCATTGTCCAGGAGACCGtgcctgtcctgctgcagtACCTCCGGAAGGTGCAGAAAG GGAACGAGGCTGGGAACACCCAGGATGTGATCTCTGTGTGCCAGAGCCTGCACCGTGTGGCTCTGCAGTGCCAGCAGGACACGGAGGGCTGCTGGTACTACCACCAGACAGTGGTGCCCTGCCTGCTGGCCATGGCTGTGCAGGCTGCCATGCAAG AGAGCACCCACCCGCTGCTGGGCAAGGCGCTGCTGGAGGAAGAGGTGCTGGCTGCCATGGTGCCAGTCATCAGTGCTGCCACCACTCACCTGAGCCCTGA GCTGGCTGCCCAGAGCGTGTCTCGCATCGTGCCCCTCTTCCTGGATGGAGAAGTCTCCTTCTTGCCCCAGAACAGTTTTCCCTGCTCCTTCAAGCCCTTTGAG GATGGGGAGTGCTTGGAGGCACAGAGACGCCTGGTCATCCTCCTCATGGCCTTTGTCTGCTCCTTGCCCTGCAGC GTGGCAATTCCTCAGCAGGAACGGCTTCTCCGGGAGCTGCTGGCACTGAGCTGCTCCTGTAACTGCCCCTTCACGGCCACCACAGCTGCCAAGTGTTTCGCAGGACTGGTGAACAAGCACCCGGCGG ggcagcagctggatGAGATCCTGCAGCTTGCAGTGAATAGGATGGAGCCCAGCCTTGCAGAGGGGCCCCGCCGAATGCAGGCGCTCACCCTGCTGCTCTGG gTGACCAAAGCCCTGGTGCTGCGCTACCACCCCTTGAGCTCCCGCCTAACGGACAAG CTGCTGGGCCTGCTGGGTGACGCGGAGCTGGGCCCCACTGCGGCCGACGGCTTCTCCCTGCTTATGGCCGAGTGCCCGGACGTGCTGCACAAGGGCTGCCACGCCGATGTGCGCATCATGTTCCGCCAGCGCTTCTTCACTGACAACGTCCCCAAGCTGGTACAGGGCTTCCACGGGGCTGGTCCCG ATGTGAAGGCCAATTACCTGAAGGGCCTATCCCATGTGCTCAACCACCTCCCCAAGCCTGTGCTGGTGACAGAGCTGCCCACG CTGCTTTCCCTCCTGCTCGAGGCTTTGTCCTGCTCAGACCGTGTGGTGCAGCTCTCCACACTGAGCTGCCTCCAGCCGCTGCTGCTTGAAGCTCCCCAGATCATGAGCCTGCACGTTGACACCCTAGTCACCAAGTTCCTCGGCCTCACCTCCAGCCCCACCATG GCTGTCCGCATCGCTGCCCTTCGCTGTGCCCACGCACTTACCAGCCTCCCCACAACAGTG CTGCTCCCATACAAGGCCCGAGTTATCCGGGCGCTGGCCAAGCCTTTGGATGACAAGAAGAGGCTGGTGCGGAAGGAGGCAGTGGCAGCACGGGGCGAATG GTTCCTGCTGGGCAGCCCGGGCAGGTGA
- the ZDHHC16 gene encoding palmitoyltransferase ZDHHC16 isoform X1, with product MRSRQRMFAAVMRLLLKCLRLGRRRRFKLVRQVEQLWRYGQLCLHSLLYNSFTNGDVVLDSLFEPIYWLVDHVTRWFGVVFVALVIGLTSSIVAIVYICLLPLILQTYTPAWICWHLAYGHWNLIMIVFHYYMAITTSPGHPPQAKEDLTGVSICRKCIAPKPARTHHCSICNRCVLKMDHHCPWLNNCVGHYNHRYFFSFCLFMTMGCIYCTISSWEMFRDAYAAIETYYQTPPPTFSFRQRAFHKSVVYLWVLCSSVALALGALTLWHAALITRGETSIERHINKKERQRLQKKGKALAHPRPAALSSPAPRDGPELGPAALRDQAAHPTPGHMRPRCCRRASLQAGEHTGDPLRHRPPLLALVGGRCRYASLTRARASAWMPALGSLGAAGSPGGTQQSCSCSLL from the exons aTGAGGAGCCGGCAGCGGATGTTTGCAGCGGTGATGCGCCTGCTCCTCAAGTGCCTGCGGctgggccggcggcggcggttTAAGCTGGTGCGGCAGGTGGAGCAGCTGTGGCGCTAcgggcagctctgcctccactCCCTGCTCTACAACTCCTTCACCAACGGTGATGTGGTGCTCGACTCCCTCTTCGAGCCCATCTACTGGCTGGTGGACCACGTCACCCGGTGGTTTGGTGTG GTGTTTGTGGCACTGGTGATTGGGCTGACGAGCTCCATTGTGGCCATTGTGTACATCTGCCTGCTGCCCCTCATCCTGCAGACCTACACACCTGCCTGGATCTGCTGGCACCTTGCCTATGGACACTGGAACCTCATCATGATCGTCTTCCACTACTACATGGCCATCACCACCTCACCCGGGCACCCGCCACAG GCCAAGGAGGATCTCACTGGCGTCTCCATCTGCAGGAAATGCATCGCCCCCAAGCCGGCTCGCACCCACCACTGCAGCATCTGCAACAG gTGCGTGCTGAAGATGGACCACCACTGCC CCTGGCTAAACAACTGCGTGGGACATTACAACCACCGCTActtcttctccttctgcctGTTCATGACCATGGGCTGCATCTACTGCACCATCAGCAGCTGGGAGATGTTCCGGGATGCCTATGCAGCCATCGAG ACCTACTACCAGACCCCACCGCCCACCTTCTCCTTCCGCCAGCGAGCTTTTCACAAGAGCGTGGTCTACCTCTGGGTCTTGTGCAG CTCGGTTGCCTTGGCCCTGGGTGCCCTTACACTGTGGCACGCTGCCCTCATTACCCGTGGGGAAACCAGCATCGAGCGGCACATCAACaagaaggagaggcagagactGCAGAAGAAAGGCAAG GCACTGGCTCACCCGCGTCCTGCTGCCCTCTCCTCACCTGCCCCACGGGACGGGCCTGAGCTGGGACCTGCCGCCCTGCGTGACCAAGCAGCGCACCCCACTCCTGGCCATATGAGGCCCAGGTGCTGCAGACGTGcctccctgcaggcaggggagcacaCAGGGGACCCGCTCCGCCACCGGCCGCCCCTGCTGGCCCTGGTGGGAGGCAGGTGCCGGTACGCATCACTGACCAGAGCCAGAGCTAGTGCCTGGATGCCTGCTCTTGGCTCcttgggggctgcaggcagccctgggggaACAcaacagagctgcagctgctccctgctctaA
- the ZDHHC16 gene encoding palmitoyltransferase ZDHHC16 isoform X2 gives MRSRQRMFAAVMRLLLKCLRLGRRRRFKLVRQVEQLWRYGQLCLHSLLYNSFTNGDVVLDSLFEPIYWLVDHVTRWFGVTYTPAWICWHLAYGHWNLIMIVFHYYMAITTSPGHPPQAKEDLTGVSICRKCIAPKPARTHHCSICNRCVLKMDHHCPWLNNCVGHYNHRYFFSFCLFMTMGCIYCTISSWEMFRDAYAAIERMKLLEKERLQVAANQTYYQTPPPTFSFRQRAFHKSVVYLWVLCSSVALALGALTLWHAALITRGETSIERHINKKERQRLQKKGKALAHPRPAALSSPAPRDGPELGPAALRDQAAHPTPGHMRPRCCRRASLQAGEHTGDPLRHRPPLLALVGGRCRYASLTRARASAWMPALGSLGAAGSPGGTQQSCSCSLL, from the exons aTGAGGAGCCGGCAGCGGATGTTTGCAGCGGTGATGCGCCTGCTCCTCAAGTGCCTGCGGctgggccggcggcggcggttTAAGCTGGTGCGGCAGGTGGAGCAGCTGTGGCGCTAcgggcagctctgcctccactCCCTGCTCTACAACTCCTTCACCAACGGTGATGTGGTGCTCGACTCCCTCTTCGAGCCCATCTACTGGCTGGTGGACCACGTCACCCGGTGGTTTGGTGTG ACCTACACACCTGCCTGGATCTGCTGGCACCTTGCCTATGGACACTGGAACCTCATCATGATCGTCTTCCACTACTACATGGCCATCACCACCTCACCCGGGCACCCGCCACAG GCCAAGGAGGATCTCACTGGCGTCTCCATCTGCAGGAAATGCATCGCCCCCAAGCCGGCTCGCACCCACCACTGCAGCATCTGCAACAG gTGCGTGCTGAAGATGGACCACCACTGCC CCTGGCTAAACAACTGCGTGGGACATTACAACCACCGCTActtcttctccttctgcctGTTCATGACCATGGGCTGCATCTACTGCACCATCAGCAGCTGGGAGATGTTCCGGGATGCCTATGCAGCCATCGAG AGAATGAAACTGCTTGAGAAGGAGAGACTGCAGGTGGCTGCCAACCAG ACCTACTACCAGACCCCACCGCCCACCTTCTCCTTCCGCCAGCGAGCTTTTCACAAGAGCGTGGTCTACCTCTGGGTCTTGTGCAG CTCGGTTGCCTTGGCCCTGGGTGCCCTTACACTGTGGCACGCTGCCCTCATTACCCGTGGGGAAACCAGCATCGAGCGGCACATCAACaagaaggagaggcagagactGCAGAAGAAAGGCAAG GCACTGGCTCACCCGCGTCCTGCTGCCCTCTCCTCACCTGCCCCACGGGACGGGCCTGAGCTGGGACCTGCCGCCCTGCGTGACCAAGCAGCGCACCCCACTCCTGGCCATATGAGGCCCAGGTGCTGCAGACGTGcctccctgcaggcaggggagcacaCAGGGGACCCGCTCCGCCACCGGCCGCCCCTGCTGGCCCTGGTGGGAGGCAGGTGCCGGTACGCATCACTGACCAGAGCCAGAGCTAGTGCCTGGATGCCTGCTCTTGGCTCcttgggggctgcaggcagccctgggggaACAcaacagagctgcagctgctccctgctctaA
- the ZDHHC16 gene encoding palmitoyltransferase ZDHHC16 isoform X5, translating to MRSRQRMFAAVMRLLLKCLRLGRRRRFKLVRQVEQLWRYGQLCLHSLLYNSFTNGDVVLDSLFEPIYWLVDHVTRWFGVVFVALVIGLTSSIVAIVYICLLPLILQTYTPAWICWHLAYGHWNLIMIVFHYYMAITTSPGHPPQAKEDLTGVSICRKCIAPKPARTHHCSICNRCVLKMDHHCPWLNNCVGHYNHRYFFSFCLFMTMGCIYCTISSWEMFRDAYAAIETYYQTPPPTFSFRQRAFHKSVVYLWVLCSSVALALGALTLWHAALITRGETSIERHINKKERQRLQKKGKVFRNPYSYGSWDNWKVFLGVDMPRHWLTRVLLPSPHLPHGTGLSWDLPPCVTKQRTPLLAI from the exons aTGAGGAGCCGGCAGCGGATGTTTGCAGCGGTGATGCGCCTGCTCCTCAAGTGCCTGCGGctgggccggcggcggcggttTAAGCTGGTGCGGCAGGTGGAGCAGCTGTGGCGCTAcgggcagctctgcctccactCCCTGCTCTACAACTCCTTCACCAACGGTGATGTGGTGCTCGACTCCCTCTTCGAGCCCATCTACTGGCTGGTGGACCACGTCACCCGGTGGTTTGGTGTG GTGTTTGTGGCACTGGTGATTGGGCTGACGAGCTCCATTGTGGCCATTGTGTACATCTGCCTGCTGCCCCTCATCCTGCAGACCTACACACCTGCCTGGATCTGCTGGCACCTTGCCTATGGACACTGGAACCTCATCATGATCGTCTTCCACTACTACATGGCCATCACCACCTCACCCGGGCACCCGCCACAG GCCAAGGAGGATCTCACTGGCGTCTCCATCTGCAGGAAATGCATCGCCCCCAAGCCGGCTCGCACCCACCACTGCAGCATCTGCAACAG gTGCGTGCTGAAGATGGACCACCACTGCC CCTGGCTAAACAACTGCGTGGGACATTACAACCACCGCTActtcttctccttctgcctGTTCATGACCATGGGCTGCATCTACTGCACCATCAGCAGCTGGGAGATGTTCCGGGATGCCTATGCAGCCATCGAG ACCTACTACCAGACCCCACCGCCCACCTTCTCCTTCCGCCAGCGAGCTTTTCACAAGAGCGTGGTCTACCTCTGGGTCTTGTGCAG CTCGGTTGCCTTGGCCCTGGGTGCCCTTACACTGTGGCACGCTGCCCTCATTACCCGTGGGGAAACCAGCATCGAGCGGCACATCAACaagaaggagaggcagagactGCAGAAGAAAGGCAAG GTCTTCAGGAACCCCTACAGTTATGGCAGCTGGGATAACTGGAAGGTGTTCCTGGGTGTGGACATGCCAAG GCACTGGCTCACCCGCGTCCTGCTGCCCTCTCCTCACCTGCCCCACGGGACGGGCCTGAGCTGGGACCTGCCGCCCTGCGTGACCAAGCAGCGCACCCCACTCCTGGCCATATGA
- the ZDHHC16 gene encoding palmitoyltransferase ZDHHC16 isoform X4 encodes MRSRQRMFAAVMRLLLKCLRLGRRRRFKLVRQVEQLWRYGQLCLHSLLYNSFTNGDVVLDSLFEPIYWLVDHVTRWFGVVFVALVIGLTSSIVAIVYICLLPLILQTYTPAWICWHLAYGHWNLIMIVFHYYMAITTSPGHPPQAKEDLTGVSICRKCIAPKPARTHHCSICNRCVLKMDHHCPWLNNCVGHYNHRYFFSFCLFMTMGCIYCTISSWEMFRDAYAAIERMKLLEKERLQVAANQTYYQTPPPTFSFRQRAFHKSVVYLWVLCSSVALALGALTLWHAALITRGETSIERHINKKERQRLQKKGKVFRNPYSYGSWDNWKVFLGVDMPRHWLTRVLLPSPHLPHGTGLSWDLPPCVTKQRTPLLAI; translated from the exons aTGAGGAGCCGGCAGCGGATGTTTGCAGCGGTGATGCGCCTGCTCCTCAAGTGCCTGCGGctgggccggcggcggcggttTAAGCTGGTGCGGCAGGTGGAGCAGCTGTGGCGCTAcgggcagctctgcctccactCCCTGCTCTACAACTCCTTCACCAACGGTGATGTGGTGCTCGACTCCCTCTTCGAGCCCATCTACTGGCTGGTGGACCACGTCACCCGGTGGTTTGGTGTG GTGTTTGTGGCACTGGTGATTGGGCTGACGAGCTCCATTGTGGCCATTGTGTACATCTGCCTGCTGCCCCTCATCCTGCAGACCTACACACCTGCCTGGATCTGCTGGCACCTTGCCTATGGACACTGGAACCTCATCATGATCGTCTTCCACTACTACATGGCCATCACCACCTCACCCGGGCACCCGCCACAG GCCAAGGAGGATCTCACTGGCGTCTCCATCTGCAGGAAATGCATCGCCCCCAAGCCGGCTCGCACCCACCACTGCAGCATCTGCAACAG gTGCGTGCTGAAGATGGACCACCACTGCC CCTGGCTAAACAACTGCGTGGGACATTACAACCACCGCTActtcttctccttctgcctGTTCATGACCATGGGCTGCATCTACTGCACCATCAGCAGCTGGGAGATGTTCCGGGATGCCTATGCAGCCATCGAG AGAATGAAACTGCTTGAGAAGGAGAGACTGCAGGTGGCTGCCAACCAG ACCTACTACCAGACCCCACCGCCCACCTTCTCCTTCCGCCAGCGAGCTTTTCACAAGAGCGTGGTCTACCTCTGGGTCTTGTGCAG CTCGGTTGCCTTGGCCCTGGGTGCCCTTACACTGTGGCACGCTGCCCTCATTACCCGTGGGGAAACCAGCATCGAGCGGCACATCAACaagaaggagaggcagagactGCAGAAGAAAGGCAAG GTCTTCAGGAACCCCTACAGTTATGGCAGCTGGGATAACTGGAAGGTGTTCCTGGGTGTGGACATGCCAAG GCACTGGCTCACCCGCGTCCTGCTGCCCTCTCCTCACCTGCCCCACGGGACGGGCCTGAGCTGGGACCTGCCGCCCTGCGTGACCAAGCAGCGCACCCCACTCCTGGCCATATGA
- the ZDHHC16 gene encoding palmitoyltransferase ZDHHC16 isoform X3 encodes MLSSSPPRRGVAGMRSRQRMFAAVMRLLLKCLRLGRRRRFKLVRQVEQLWRYGQLCLHSLLYNSFTNGDVVLDSLFEPIYWLVDHVTRWFGVVFVALVIGLTSSIVAIVYICLLPLILQTYTPAWICWHLAYGHWNLIMIVFHYYMAITTSPGHPPQAKEDLTGVSICRKCIAPKPARTHHCSICNRCVLKMDHHCPWLNNCVGHYNHRYFFSFCLFMTMGCIYCTISSWEMFRDAYAAIERMKLLEKERLQVAANQTYYQTPPPTFSFRQRAFHKSVVYLWVLCSSVALALGALTLWHAALITRGETSIERHINKKERQRLQKKGKVFRNPYSYGSWDNWKVFLGVDMPRHWLTRVLLPSPHLPHGTGLSWDLPPCVTKQRTPLLAI; translated from the exons ATGCTGAGCTCCTCTCCCCCCaggcgtggcgtggcagggaTGAGGAGCCGGCAGCGGATGTTTGCAGCGGTGATGCGCCTGCTCCTCAAGTGCCTGCGGctgggccggcggcggcggttTAAGCTGGTGCGGCAGGTGGAGCAGCTGTGGCGCTAcgggcagctctgcctccactCCCTGCTCTACAACTCCTTCACCAACGGTGATGTGGTGCTCGACTCCCTCTTCGAGCCCATCTACTGGCTGGTGGACCACGTCACCCGGTGGTTTGGTGTG GTGTTTGTGGCACTGGTGATTGGGCTGACGAGCTCCATTGTGGCCATTGTGTACATCTGCCTGCTGCCCCTCATCCTGCAGACCTACACACCTGCCTGGATCTGCTGGCACCTTGCCTATGGACACTGGAACCTCATCATGATCGTCTTCCACTACTACATGGCCATCACCACCTCACCCGGGCACCCGCCACAG GCCAAGGAGGATCTCACTGGCGTCTCCATCTGCAGGAAATGCATCGCCCCCAAGCCGGCTCGCACCCACCACTGCAGCATCTGCAACAG gTGCGTGCTGAAGATGGACCACCACTGCC CCTGGCTAAACAACTGCGTGGGACATTACAACCACCGCTActtcttctccttctgcctGTTCATGACCATGGGCTGCATCTACTGCACCATCAGCAGCTGGGAGATGTTCCGGGATGCCTATGCAGCCATCGAG AGAATGAAACTGCTTGAGAAGGAGAGACTGCAGGTGGCTGCCAACCAG ACCTACTACCAGACCCCACCGCCCACCTTCTCCTTCCGCCAGCGAGCTTTTCACAAGAGCGTGGTCTACCTCTGGGTCTTGTGCAG CTCGGTTGCCTTGGCCCTGGGTGCCCTTACACTGTGGCACGCTGCCCTCATTACCCGTGGGGAAACCAGCATCGAGCGGCACATCAACaagaaggagaggcagagactGCAGAAGAAAGGCAAG GTCTTCAGGAACCCCTACAGTTATGGCAGCTGGGATAACTGGAAGGTGTTCCTGGGTGTGGACATGCCAAG GCACTGGCTCACCCGCGTCCTGCTGCCCTCTCCTCACCTGCCCCACGGGACGGGCCTGAGCTGGGACCTGCCGCCCTGCGTGACCAAGCAGCGCACCCCACTCCTGGCCATATGA
- the ZDHHC16 gene encoding palmitoyltransferase ZDHHC16 isoform X6: MRSRQRMFAAVMRLLLKCLRLGRRRRFKLVRQVEQLWRYGQLCLHSLLYNSFTNGDVVLDSLFEPIYWLVDHVTRWFGVVFVALVIGLTSSIVAIVYICLLPLILQTYTPAWICWHLAYGHWNLIMIVFHYYMAITTSPGHPPQEMHRPQAGSHPPLQHLQQVRAEDGPPLPLAKQLRGTLQPPLLLLLLPVHDHGLHLLHHQQLGDVPGCLCSHRDLLPDPTAHLLLPPASFSQERGLPLGLVQLGCLGPGCPYTVARCPHYPWGNQHRAAHQQEGEAETAEERQGTGSPASCCPLLTCPTGRA, encoded by the exons aTGAGGAGCCGGCAGCGGATGTTTGCAGCGGTGATGCGCCTGCTCCTCAAGTGCCTGCGGctgggccggcggcggcggttTAAGCTGGTGCGGCAGGTGGAGCAGCTGTGGCGCTAcgggcagctctgcctccactCCCTGCTCTACAACTCCTTCACCAACGGTGATGTGGTGCTCGACTCCCTCTTCGAGCCCATCTACTGGCTGGTGGACCACGTCACCCGGTGGTTTGGTGTG GTGTTTGTGGCACTGGTGATTGGGCTGACGAGCTCCATTGTGGCCATTGTGTACATCTGCCTGCTGCCCCTCATCCTGCAGACCTACACACCTGCCTGGATCTGCTGGCACCTTGCCTATGGACACTGGAACCTCATCATGATCGTCTTCCACTACTACATGGCCATCACCACCTCACCCGGGCACCCGCCACAG GAAATGCATCGCCCCCAAGCCGGCTCGCACCCACCACTGCAGCATCTGCAACAG gTGCGTGCTGAAGATGGACCACCACTGCC CCTGGCTAAACAACTGCGTGGGACATTACAACCACCGCTActtcttctccttctgcctGTTCATGACCATGGGCTGCATCTACTGCACCATCAGCAGCTGGGAGATGTTCCGGGATGCCTATGCAGCCATCGAG ACCTACTACCAGACCCCACCGCCCACCTTCTCCTTCCGCCAGCGAGCTTTTCACAAGAGCGTGGTCTACCTCTGGGTCTTGTGCAG CTCGGTTGCCTTGGCCCTGGGTGCCCTTACACTGTGGCACGCTGCCCTCATTACCCGTGGGGAAACCAGCATCGAGCGGCACATCAACaagaaggagaggcagagactGCAGAAGAAAGGCAAG GCACTGGCTCACCCGCGTCCTGCTGCCCTCTCCTCACCTGCCCCACGGGACGGGCCTGA
- the EXOSC1 gene encoding exosome complex component CSL4 yields the protein MAPPARYCVPGERLCSAEEARAGSGTYTRHGFIFSSLAGCLERRGDDSGLPVVSVVRDAESQLLPGVGAVVTCKVCSINSRFAKVHILYVGSTPLKSAFRGTIRREDIRATEKDKVEVYKSFRPGDIVLAKVISLGDAQSNYLLSTAENELGVVVARSEAGVQMVPISWCEMQCPRTHTKDFRKVARVQPQFLQT from the exons ATGGCGCCTCCCGCTCGGTACTGCGTCCCCG GCGAGCGGCTATGCAGCGCGGAGGAGGCCAGGGCCGGCAGCGGCACCTACACCAGGCATGGCTTCATCTTCTCCTCGCTGGCCGGCTGCCTGGAGCGGAGGGGCGACGACAGTGGG CTGCCTGTCGTGTCGGTGGTGAGAGACGCTGAGTCCCAGCTCCTGCCCGGCGTGGGAGCCGTGGTGACCTGCAAG GTTTGCAGCATTAACTCCCGCTTCGCCAAGGTGCACATCCTGTACGTCGGCTCCACGCCGCTGAAGTCTGCCTTCCGGGGGACCATACG aagagaagaTATTCGAGCCACAGAGAAAGATAAG GTAGAGGTGTACAAGAGTTTCCGCCCCGGTGATATAGTCCTGGCTAAAGTC ATCTCGCTGGGGGACGCGCAGTCCAACTACCTGCTGAGCACAGCGGAGAATGAGCTGGGCGTGGTGGTGGCGCGCAGCGAGGCAG GGGTGCAGATGGTGCCCATCAGCTGGTGTGAGATGCAGTGCCCACGGACCCACACAAAGGACTTCCGGAAGGTGGCCCGTGTCCAGCCTCAGTTCCTGCAGACCTAG